AAAAGTAGGCGACGTTCATTCCTTTAGAGGCCAGATAATTCATAGCCCCCACAAGACCTTTACCTTTGCCATTTTGCCAAGTGGGGTCGCCACTATTCCAATCTTCTAAATGTGGTTCGTATTGATGTAAAAGTTGGCTGGTCTTGGATTCGCCATCCCTTTCAGCGGCCTGCATCCTATACGTACCGTCAAAATCTTCATACGCCAGTAAATTTTCTGGACTATCGGCACCGCCCTTTATCCAATAGGTATCAGAATCCTGAAATTTGAAGTAGCCGTTAGCATTCACCAATCTCCCTTGAGCCCTAAAATCCGGGGCTTTTTTATTAGATGGAACGACCATGAATTTGCCACTTGCATCTGCAACGGGTAATTTTTCAGTGTTGGCCGTTATTTGCTGTAACGCTATCTCTTCTCCTTTGTATAGTGTAGCCTCAAAACTCCATTCCCCTATTTTGTCCGGCGTAAAACGGACTTGCCAAACGGAACCGGAATTGGCACTAGTCTCAGCCGCGTTTCCATCAGTCGCATAAAACCCCCTAATTGCATATTGAGACTCCTTATGCGTAAAATTGACCACTAATTTATAATTTAGAAAAGGATTGATTTCATCCGTCTCGGAAGTTTCCTCTCCATCAAAGGATAAGGTTATGGTATGCCACTTTTGGTATTTAGTCAACACCTTATCTTTATCTTCAGTTACACATCCTAGATGAAGTAGAATGACAAAAAATAGCATGTATTTCTTCATAAATTATTTTTTAAGCTTTCTTTTTTACAGAAATATTTCTGAACTTTTTTCCTGAACTACATAAACAAATACTACCCTATCCAATAAGTCAACTCAACTTATAGTTCGTTTAATTTCCCCACATTCTTTTCCAAAGCTCCTTCAACAGTCTTTTTGCATCCCGTTGAAATTTTGGAGTTTCCTTCACTATGATATCGTCCTCCTTTTTAATTAATTCATAAGAGAAAGCGAATTTTTCTTCGTTTTCAGAGAGACTTACCAAACCAAACCTAAGGTCGTTGAAGACAAGTTGTCCATCTTTTTCCGAAAGCGTATACCAGCCCTCGGTTATCGCAATCAGTCTCTTGATTTTTTCATGGGACTTTAAGGTTTTCAACAGGTTTCTATTTTTGGGATAAGCCTTAAACTGAACCGTATCTGAATCAAAAAACGAATAATTCCCAATTAAATAAGCGTCTTTGGTGTCTACATTAGCGGTCCAAAGAACGGTATTGAAAGGAGTGGGCCTTATATCCATCTGGGTATACACTATATTCTGATTTTTAAGACTATCCTCAAATTTTGTGAATGCAATACCTTTTAAAACTAAAGTAAGTAGTAAATATGTTGAACTTAGTATAAGTCCGGCCACGTTGTACTTTTTTCGTCGGGGCGCCGTTCTTCTTTGACGCGCTGCCAAGATTAAGCATACCAAAAAAGGAAGGGTATACAAGGGATCTATTACAAATATGCTCTGAAAGGCTAGTCTTGTTTCAAATGGCCAAAAAAGTTGTGTACCCCAAGTGGTAAAAGCGTCTAGTATGGGGTGGGTGAAGAGACCCCAAAACATTAACCATGACCAATTCTTCCATGTTGCATTACCATTTCTATTTAAGCGCCATACCAGCCAACCAAAAATGGGTGCAAATAAAACCGCAAATAGCAAGGAATGGCTAAAGCCTCTATGCCATTCGGTAGCGGTAACCGTATCCGTAAAATAACGTGCCAGTACGTCCAAGTCTGGTATTGTGCCTGCAATTGCACCATAAACCATCGCCTTATTCCCCACTTTTTTCCCAAGTACTGCCTCCCCTACAGCTGCTCCTAATACTATTTGTGTGAGTGAATCCATAGGTTAAGAAATATTCGTTAAATTACTTTTTTCTACTTATTCAATACTGTTTGCTAAATACTGAACACTGCTAGCTCCTGTTTTAATCTACAATCTCCATTTTCTTTAACAAGAACGAAGCGTTCATATTCTGACAAATACCCCCTTTGAACTTATAATCAAAATGCAGTTCGTTCGCTATGATTTCAGCATCAAAATAATAATTTTTTACCTGTGGTAGTTCCTCGGCAACATCACAAAGACTTAAATCGTGCGTAGCTATAATACCTGTGGAATTTGAAACAACTAAACGTTCCAAAAATTTTCTAGACCCCTTGGCCTTGTCCGTGCTGTTCGTTCCTTTTAAGATTTCATCCAGAACAATAAAGTAGTGGTCTTTCTGAATTTCGTCCACAATAAATTTTAATCGCTTTAATTCTGAAAAGAAGTACGACTCATCATCCGTTAGAGAATCGGTGGTACGCATACTGGTAATCAATTTTATAGGCTTATAGGTAACAGACTTGGCACAGACCGGAAGTCCGATGTTGGCCATAAGCAACTGTAAGGAAACCGTACGTAGAAAAGTACTCTTGCCGGCCATATTTGCTCCTGTAATAATGAAAAATTCTTCTTCTTTGACTTCAAAATCGTTAAGAATACTTTTTTCAGGTGCTAAAAGTGGATGACCCGCCTGTACCGACTTTATGGTACTTCCTTCCTTGACGATTTTTGGAAACGTATAATCTGGATGGTTAAATACAAAATTACCTAGCGTACAGTAGGTATCATAAAAGGCGATGGTATTGAACCAATTCTCAACATCACTTCCGTAGGTGCTAATCCACTTCTCCATCTTAAAACAGGTTGCTAAGCCCATAAGAAACAGCCCATTTCCAAAAATGAGGTAAATGATATTATTGTTCCTATCCAAACTGTTCAATAGGTTTGAAAATTCTTTTAAGGTTTCTGAAGTTTTACGACCATCGCTTAAGATTTGACTCTTTTTATCCATCAAAAAATCCGATGTGAACTCTT
This genomic window from Maribacter sp. MJ134 contains:
- a CDS encoding MutS-related protein, with amino-acid sequence MFNRRMQDLFAFYQNQTQKYTAELSQKQKQLWASSMLRLGGFVLAVIAIYVLRDTIKFVVAVLLATVILFLYLVSRHTNLQQKRDKLKALIAINETEIQVLKRDFHHLPSGDEFKDSTHYYSQDIDLFGKGSFYQYSNRTALKEGADMLAHILKENSIDAIKQKQEGIAELAKNPQWRQEFSATASMVKTDTPTPTIINWLNNYKPFVPRFMKVLPWIFSGISVFLFILYFMDFLAESTLIYWVVFGLLLTGIYTRQIARLGANSGKLLATFHQYSKLLRLIEEQEFTSDFLMDKKSQILSDGRKTSETLKEFSNLLNSLDRNNNIIYLIFGNGLFLMGLATCFKMEKWISTYGSDVENWFNTIAFYDTYCTLGNFVFNHPDYTFPKIVKEGSTIKSVQAGHPLLAPEKSILNDFEVKEEEFFIITGANMAGKSTFLRTVSLQLLMANIGLPVCAKSVTYKPIKLITSMRTTDSLTDDESYFFSELKRLKFIVDEIQKDHYFIVLDEILKGTNSTDKAKGSRKFLERLVVSNSTGIIATHDLSLCDVAEELPQVKNYYFDAEIIANELHFDYKFKGGICQNMNASFLLKKMEIVD
- a CDS encoding metal-dependent hydrolase, giving the protein MDSLTQIVLGAAVGEAVLGKKVGNKAMVYGAIAGTIPDLDVLARYFTDTVTATEWHRGFSHSLLFAVLFAPIFGWLVWRLNRNGNATWKNWSWLMFWGLFTHPILDAFTTWGTQLFWPFETRLAFQSIFVIDPLYTLPFLVCLILAARQRRTAPRRKKYNVAGLILSSTYLLLTLVLKGIAFTKFEDSLKNQNIVYTQMDIRPTPFNTVLWTANVDTKDAYLIGNYSFFDSDTVQFKAYPKNRNLLKTLKSHEKIKRLIAITEGWYTLSEKDGQLVFNDLRFGLVSLSENEEKFAFSYELIKKEDDIIVKETPKFQRDAKRLLKELWKRMWGN